The following nucleotide sequence is from Mesobacillus jeotgali.
TGGAAGCAAATGTGAACAATTCTTTAAACTTATTTATTGAATATTTACAAATTGAAAAAAATTACTCACAATATACAATTGAACATTATCAACATGATATTAGGGAATTTTTTTTGTTCATGTCTGAGCAAGGCCTGACCAGTCTGGATGAAGTTGAGTATGCTGATACAAGGATTTACCTGACAAAATTATTTGACCAGCAGCTATCCAGAAAGTCAGTCGCCCGAAGGATTTCGTGTATGCGCAGCTTTTACAAGTTCTTGCTTCGTGAAAAAATAGTCGGGGATAACCCATTTTCTCTCGTATCCATCCCGAAACTGGAAAAGCGGCTGCCAGACTTTTTTTATGAAGAGGAACTTTCCCAGCTATTTAAAGCATGTGAAACCGAGACCGCGATCGGAAAAAGGAACAAAGCCCTATTGGAACTGCTTTATGCTACAGGAATCCGTGTAGGTGAGTGCTGTAAAATCACTCTTAAGGATATGGATTTATCTCTATCTACAGTTTTAATTCATGGAAAAAGGAAAAAGGATAGATATGTGCCTTTCGGAAGTTTTGCACAGGATGCGATTGAAGACTACATAAAAAATGGAAGACCAGAGCTTCTAAAAACGAAAGAAGATCATGGCCATTTATTTGTAAATTTCCGTGGCGGCCCTCTTACGGACAGAGGAATCAGGGAGATTCTGAATAAACTGATCGAAAAGTCTGCCCTGACAGGGAAAATCCATCCCCATAAACTGCGCCATTCTTTCGCTACACATATGATGAGCAATGGAGCAGACATGAGGACAGTACAGGAGCTGATGGGCCATGAATTCCTGTCTTCAACGCAAGTATATACCCATGTTACGAAAGAGCACTTGCGAAATATTTACATGTCACATCATCCGAGGGCTTAAGCAAAAAGGAGGACGAAGGAATGTCTGAGTTCCATGCCACAACGATATTTGCTGTTCAACATAAGGGCCAATGCGCAATGTCAGGCGATGGCCAGGTGACCTTTGGGAATGCTGTAGTGATGAAACACACAGCTAAGAAGGTTCGGAAGTTGTTTAATGGTAAAGTAATTGCAGGTTTTGCCGGTTCAGTTGCAGACGCATTCACCCTGTTTGAAATGTTTGAAGGCAAGCTTGAGGAATACAATGGAAATCTCCAAAGGGCTGCAGTCGAACTAGCAAAGCAATGGAGAAGTGATAAAGTCCTCAGGAAGCTTGAGGCGATGTTGATTGTATTGAATGAGACTGATATGCTTCTTATTTCCGGAACAGGTGAAGTCATTGAGCCTGATGATGGCATTCTTGCGATTGGTTCTGGAGGAAATTATGCTTTGTCTGCAGGCCGTGCATTAAAGCAATATGCTGGGGAACATTTAACAGCGAAAGAAATCGCGAAGTCTTCATTGGAAATTGCTGCTGACATTTGTGTTTACACAAACCACAATATTATCGTGGAAGAACTGTAACAGAAAAGGAGTGTTGAGTGTGAAACAAACGACAAGTTTAACTCCAAGGCAGATCGTGGAAAAGCTGGATCAGTATATTATCGGCCAAAAGGATGCAAAAAAAGCTGTTGCAGTTGCTCTCAGAAATAGATACCGCCGCGGCTTGCTCGCTGAAAATATCCGTGATGAAATCATCCCGAAAAATATCCTGATGATTGGCCCAACTGGTGTAGGTAAAACGGAGATTGCCAGAAGAATGGCTAAGCTGGTAGGTGCCCCTTTCGTCAAGGTCGAGGCGACAAAGTTCACTGAAGTGGGCTATGTTGGCCGTGATGTCGAATCAATGGTGAGAGACCTTGTTGAAACATCAATCAGGCTTGTCAAAGAGGAAAAGATGGAGCGAGTAAAGGAACCGGCAGAGGAAAACGCAAATCGCCGTCTAGTTGAATTGCTGGTCCCTTCAGCGAAAAAATCCGTCAATTACAAAAATCCACTGGAAATGTTATTCGGCGGCAGCCAGCAGCAGCCTGAACAAGAGTCTAATCAATCTGAAGACTTAGGGTTGTTTGAAAAGCGTAAAATCATCAAGCAAAGGCTCGATCAAGGTGAGCTTGAGGATGAGCTGGTAACGGTCGAGGTCGAGGAACAAGCCCCTTCCATGTTTGATATGCTCCAGGGTTCCGGAATGGAACAGATGGGAATGAACATGCAGGATGCTTTAAGTGGCTTAGTGCCGAAGAAGCGCAAGAAACGAAAACTCCCTGTCCGTGAAGCAAGGAAGGTATTAATCAATGAAGAGGCTCAAAAGCTTATTGATATGGATGAGGTAACTCAGGAAGCTACATATCGTGCTGAGCAGGCAGGCATTATTTTCATTGATGAGATTGATAAGATTGCCAGCAAGAATTCCGGTGGATCCAGTGCTGATGTTTCGCGTGAGGGTGTTCAGAGGGACATACTGCCTGTTGTGGAAGGATCGACTGTTAACACGAAATATGGTCCTGTAAAAACTGACCATATCTTATTTGTCGCTGCTGGTGCCTTCCATATGGCAAAGCCTTCTGATCTGATTCCTGAATTGCAAGGGCGTTTCCCAATCAGGGTAGAGCTTACTAAGCTGACAGTTGAAGACTTCTACAGGATTCTAGTTGAGCCTGATAACGCGCTTACAAAGCAATACGAAGCTTTATTGGAAACTGAAGGTATACAAATTGAATTTTCTGACGATGCTATTCGTAAGATAGCAGAAGTCGCTTATGACGTGAACCAAAATACGGATAATATTGGAGCCAGAAGGCTGCAGACGATTCTTGAGAAGCTGCTGGAAGACCTCAGCTTTGAAGCTCCAGACATCAATCTGGAGAAGGTAGCGATCACTCCGCAATATGTAGAAGAAAAACTAGGCGCTATCGCAAGAAACAAAGATTTAAGCCAGTTCATATTATAATGGTTTATCGTTTTAATGCATACTCAATAGGGTAGACAAATAAAGGCTGCCTATTGTGCTGAAGTATTGAAACTAGCCAAAATTAAAATAAATGTAATTTTGTTTGAAGCAAATAGGAGGAAGAATCAATGGACTTACTATCAAAAACTAGAAAAATTAATGCCCTGCTCCAAAAAGCCGCCGGCAAACCGGTAAACTTTAAAGAAATGTCAGAGACGCTAAGCGAAGTCATCGAAGCGAACATCTTCGTTGTCAGCCGCAGAGGGAAGCTATTAGGCGTAGGAATCAATCAGCAAATTGAAAACGAGCGCATGGTAAAAATGCTTGAAGACCGCCAATTCCCTGAAGAGTACACAAAGAATCTTTTCAATATCCAGGAGACATCACCTAACCTGGATGTGGACAGTGAGTACACAGCATTTCCTGTTGAAAACAAAGAGCTTTTCAAAAACGGGTTAACAACAATCGTGCCGATCATCGGCGGCGGTGAGCGCCTGGGAACACTGATCCTTGCCCGTCTCGAAGAACAATTCCACGATGATGACCTTATTCTAGCTGAATATGGCGCAACAGTGGTAGGGATGGAAATCCTTCGTGAAAAGGCTGAAGAGATTGAAGATGAAGCTCGCAGCAAAGCTGTAGTACAAATGGCAATCAGTTCTCTATCCTATAGTGAACTAGAAGCAATTGAGCACATCTTCGAAGAACTTAACGGAAAAGAAGGCTTGCTGGTAGCTTCAAAAATCGCTGACAGAGTCGGCATCACTCGTTCTGTAATCGTCAACGCGCTGCGTAAGCTGGAAAGTGCAGGCGTAATCGAGTCCCGTTCCCTAGGAATGAAAGGAACTTATATCAAGGTTTTAAATGACAAGTTCCTGTTTGAACTTGAAAAGCTTAAGAGCAACTAAATAAAGAATAAAAAATCGCTGAAGTTCAGCGGATTTTTTTATTCTTTATATTAAAGAGCATCTAGATTCGGCCAGATGCGAAAGGAGTTAACAGCATAATGTTACAAATTTATTTCGATTCTTTTACACTCCTCCTTTTATCATAGGAGAACGAATAATTTTAATGAAGAAAATAATGGAAAAAAGGTAAAATAATATAGGTAATTTGCCCTCGAAGCAATTTAGAAACCAAGCAAATTTTCGTTCGTTATTCCTATCTTTTTTTTAATACTTTACAAAAAACTGGTGTGAATTAATAAAAATATAAAAATTAGTAAACTTATAGGTCTTTTAGACTATTTTGAAAAATGAGCATAATGCATGATAAAAATTAACCGAAAGTACATAGACAGATTATTTCAGATTCTTTACAATTAGGAATATAATGACGAAATTCAGCAAAGAATTACAAAATCCAGCAAAATAATCCAGTGTAGCAATTGCGAGGTGCAAAAATTGAAGTTGTTTTCAAATACAGTATCAACCCTCGAGCATGCGTTGAACTATTCTTCTGCAAAGCAGAAAGTCATTTCGCAGAATATCGCGAATGTTGATACACCGAACTATAAAGCGAAGGATGTGTCCTTTAAGGCTGTGTTCCAGGATGTCATGGGACAATCCTTTCAAGCAAATAGATCTGACGCCCGGCATTATGAATTCAGCAGCAGGGCGAACACTTTGCCTGGAGTCGTTAATAATCCGTTTGTGAATTATAACGAAAATGGGAACAGCGTTGATATGGATAAAGAAATGGCCGACCTGGCTACGAACCAAATTTACTACAATGCGCTGACTGAGAGGATTAATGGAAAATTCAACTCTCTCCAAACAGTCATTAGGGGAGGTAAGTAAGAATGAGCATGTTTCATAGCATGAACACGACAGCTTCTGCGTTGACTGCCCAGCGCCTAAGGATGGATGTCATTTCTTCAAACATGGCGAACGTCGATTCGACAAGAGGAGTAAATGGAGAGCCATACCGCAGGAAGATGGTTGTCCTTGAACCTAAGGAAGGAAACTTTTCTTCATTCCTAAATAGAGCAATGGGGAAAACCGAAGGAGCGGGAGCAGGAAATGGGGTTAAAGTATCAAGAATTGTAGAGGACAGAGAAAATCCGCTTAAGATGGTATATGATCCTGAACACCCTGATGCTGATCAAGAAGGATATGTTGCTTACCCGAATGTAGATCCTTTAAGGGAAATGGTGGATTTGATAAGTGCGACTCGTTCTTATGAAGCCAATGTCACAGTTTTTAACGCTTCCAAGGGTATGATGATGAAAGCCCTTGAGATCGGTAAATAAGGAGATAACTAAATGAACACAGCTGGGATTAATTCTGTCAGCCAAATGGTCAAACCATTTCAAACAAAAGTGTCTACTCCCACACCTACACCATACGAAGCACAAAAAAGTTTTTCGTCCGTACTTAAGCAATCTATTGAAAATTTAAATAACACACAGCTTCAGTCAGATGCGATGACAAATAAATTGGCTCGTGGGGAAAATGTAGACCTGCATCAGGTAATGATAGCAAGCCAAAAGGCGAGCATTACACTGCAGGCTACAATGGAAGTCAGAAATAAAGTAGTTGAAGCATATCAGGAAATGATGAGAATGCAAGTTTAATAATTAGCTAAAAACTAAGATTAGATCGGTTATTAGCTGTATAAAAAGAAGAGACTTAATAACCGGGGGATTGAAATGAAAGAAACCGTTCAAAAGTATATACATACAATGAAGGATTTCTGGCAAGGGCGCACCAGAAAGCAAAAAATCGGTCTTGGTGCGTCTATTTTCTTTGTTCTAATAGTTGCCGTCCTTACAGCTTATTTCACTACCAGGACCTCTCTTGAGCCACTTTACAGCAATCTTTCACCGGCTGAAACAGGGAGTATCAAAGAGAGCCTTGATGCCAGGGGCATACCATCCGAGATTACCGATGGCGGGAAAACGATCCTGGTACCGGCAGAGTCAGTTGACAGCTTGAAAGTAGAGCTTGCGGCTGAAGGGATTCCTAAGTCAGGCAGCATCGATTATACCTTTTTTAGCCAGAATGCTGGAATGGGTATGACAGACAATGAGTTCTTTGTTCTGAAACTCGAAGCAATGCAAACAGAATTGGCGAATCTGATGAAAGGGATCGATGGAGTAAATGATGCTAAGGTAATGATTAACCTTCCCGAAAAAGGAATTTTTGTCAGCGATAATGAACAGCCTGCATCGGCTTCCATCGTGCTAAATACAAGCCCAGGCTATCAATTCAAGGAAGACCAAATAA
It contains:
- the xerC gene encoding tyrosine recombinase XerC — encoded protein: MEANVNNSLNLFIEYLQIEKNYSQYTIEHYQHDIREFFLFMSEQGLTSLDEVEYADTRIYLTKLFDQQLSRKSVARRISCMRSFYKFLLREKIVGDNPFSLVSIPKLEKRLPDFFYEEELSQLFKACETETAIGKRNKALLELLYATGIRVGECCKITLKDMDLSLSTVLIHGKRKKDRYVPFGSFAQDAIEDYIKNGRPELLKTKEDHGHLFVNFRGGPLTDRGIREILNKLIEKSALTGKIHPHKLRHSFATHMMSNGADMRTVQELMGHEFLSSTQVYTHVTKEHLRNIYMSHHPRA
- the flgC gene encoding flagellar basal body rod protein FlgC: MSMFHSMNTTASALTAQRLRMDVISSNMANVDSTRGVNGEPYRRKMVVLEPKEGNFSSFLNRAMGKTEGAGAGNGVKVSRIVEDRENPLKMVYDPEHPDADQEGYVAYPNVDPLREMVDLISATRSYEANVTVFNASKGMMMKALEIGK
- the codY gene encoding GTP-sensing pleiotropic transcriptional regulator CodY, whose translation is MDLLSKTRKINALLQKAAGKPVNFKEMSETLSEVIEANIFVVSRRGKLLGVGINQQIENERMVKMLEDRQFPEEYTKNLFNIQETSPNLDVDSEYTAFPVENKELFKNGLTTIVPIIGGGERLGTLILARLEEQFHDDDLILAEYGATVVGMEILREKAEEIEDEARSKAVVQMAISSLSYSELEAIEHIFEELNGKEGLLVASKIADRVGITRSVIVNALRKLESAGVIESRSLGMKGTYIKVLNDKFLFELEKLKSN
- the flgB gene encoding flagellar basal body rod protein FlgB → MKLFSNTVSTLEHALNYSSAKQKVISQNIANVDTPNYKAKDVSFKAVFQDVMGQSFQANRSDARHYEFSSRANTLPGVVNNPFVNYNENGNSVDMDKEMADLATNQIYYNALTERINGKFNSLQTVIRGGK
- the hslU gene encoding HslU--HslV peptidase ATPase subunit; the encoded protein is MKQTTSLTPRQIVEKLDQYIIGQKDAKKAVAVALRNRYRRGLLAENIRDEIIPKNILMIGPTGVGKTEIARRMAKLVGAPFVKVEATKFTEVGYVGRDVESMVRDLVETSIRLVKEEKMERVKEPAEENANRRLVELLVPSAKKSVNYKNPLEMLFGGSQQQPEQESNQSEDLGLFEKRKIIKQRLDQGELEDELVTVEVEEQAPSMFDMLQGSGMEQMGMNMQDALSGLVPKKRKKRKLPVREARKVLINEEAQKLIDMDEVTQEATYRAEQAGIIFIDEIDKIASKNSGGSSADVSREGVQRDILPVVEGSTVNTKYGPVKTDHILFVAAGAFHMAKPSDLIPELQGRFPIRVELTKLTVEDFYRILVEPDNALTKQYEALLETEGIQIEFSDDAIRKIAEVAYDVNQNTDNIGARRLQTILEKLLEDLSFEAPDINLEKVAITPQYVEEKLGAIARNKDLSQFIL
- the hslV gene encoding ATP-dependent protease subunit HslV; this encodes MSEFHATTIFAVQHKGQCAMSGDGQVTFGNAVVMKHTAKKVRKLFNGKVIAGFAGSVADAFTLFEMFEGKLEEYNGNLQRAAVELAKQWRSDKVLRKLEAMLIVLNETDMLLISGTGEVIEPDDGILAIGSGGNYALSAGRALKQYAGEHLTAKEIAKSSLEIAADICVYTNHNIIVEEL
- the fliE gene encoding flagellar hook-basal body complex protein FliE, with the protein product MVKPFQTKVSTPTPTPYEAQKSFSSVLKQSIENLNNTQLQSDAMTNKLARGENVDLHQVMIASQKASITLQATMEVRNKVVEAYQEMMRMQV